The Triticum aestivum cultivar Chinese Spring chromosome 7B, IWGSC CS RefSeq v2.1, whole genome shotgun sequence genome window below encodes:
- the LOC123162223 gene encoding uncharacterized protein isoform X2: MTSSSQSSLDDEVTNESSTIFPTNGMLISTEGLERGESSKGRKRVREAIRYASRTPEQIQARRERVRARRQNLTPAEREKINAQRREKRQRMALDERNASQRARRQSLTIDERQEINARRRARRQSLPPEERQALLAQRNASYASKRDALCRDSVALQCPTGSLMGHPSSSSYVFSHPGDDDTIQHMELTSVQCPTSTSVDNPSSPHDGFVYSDSPIESFVADDDDSHMSEEQDDEYFAFAGRGDDEDLVDAFTTDTIVPDLYDRVYHNIPVSTHMLTPKPDCNHCGAKRFQYETSGFCCRSGKINLAHSEPPLELQMLYTSSDPNDVHFRENIRYFNGHFSFTTLGVSLDNRYTNMSSGVYTF; encoded by the exons ATGACAAGTTCAAGTCAGTCGTCTTTGGATGATGAAGTGACAAACGAATCATCTACGATTTTTCCTACTAATGGCATGCTCATATCAACTGAGGGCTTGGAGCGAGGAGAAAGCTCAAAAG GACGAAAGCGTGTACGTGAAGCAATAAGATATGCTAGCCGTACACCAGAACAAATCCAAGCAAGGAGAGAACGTGTTAGAGCACGTCGGCAAAATTTAACACCTGCTGAGAGGGAAAAGATTAATGCACAAAGAAGAGAGAAAAGACAACGAATGGCACTTGATGAGAGGAATGCAAGCCAACGAGCACGTAGGCAAAGTTTGACAATAGATGAGAGGCAAGAAATAAATGCACGCCGGCGAGCACGTAGGCAAAGCCTACCACCTGAAGAGCGGCAAGCACTCCTAGCTCAACGTAATGCAAGCTACGCATCTAAACGAGATGCCCTCTGCAGGGATTCTGTTGCACTACAGTGCCCTACAGGTTCATTGATGGGACATCCATCATCAAGTTCTTATGTCTTTAGCCACCCAG GAGATGATGATACTATCCAGCACATGGAACTCACATCGGTGCAATGTCCAACATCTACATCAGTGGACAATCCATCATCACCCCATGATGGTTTCGTATATTCAGATTCCCCAATAGAAAGCTTTGTCGCCGATGATGATGATTCTCACATGtctgaagaacaagatgatgagTACTTCGCATTTGCTGGGAGAG GTGACGATGAAGACTTGGTAGATGCCTTTACAACAGACACCATTGTCCCTGACCTATATGATcgtgtctaccacaatataccagTAAGTACTCACATGTTGACACCAAAACCTGATTGCAATCACTGTGGTGCAAAGAGGTTCCAGTATGAAACAAGTGGATTTTGTTGTCGGTCCGGAAAGATTAACCTAGCACACTCAGAACCTCCCTTGGAACTTCAAATGTTATACACAAGTTCAGATCCCAATGACGTGCATTTTAGGGAGAACATTCGGTACTTTAATGGACACTTCTCATTCACCACCCTTGGAGTCAGTCTGGACAATAGATACACAAACATGAGTTCAGGAGTGTATACATTCTGA
- the LOC123162223 gene encoding uncharacterized protein isoform X1 has translation MHYFVAKSNRTCSSGTPIPHTSIFIREPIDMTSSSQSSLDDEVTNESSTIFPTNGMLISTEGLERGESSKGRKRVREAIRYASRTPEQIQARRERVRARRQNLTPAEREKINAQRREKRQRMALDERNASQRARRQSLTIDERQEINARRRARRQSLPPEERQALLAQRNASYASKRDALCRDSVALQCPTGSLMGHPSSSSYVFSHPGDDDTIQHMELTSVQCPTSTSVDNPSSPHDGFVYSDSPIESFVADDDDSHMSEEQDDEYFAFAGRGDDEDLVDAFTTDTIVPDLYDRVYHNIPVSTHMLTPKPDCNHCGAKRFQYETSGFCCRSGKINLAHSEPPLELQMLYTSSDPNDVHFRENIRYFNGHFSFTTLGVSLDNRYTNMSSGVYTF, from the exons ATGCATTATTTTGTAGCCAAGTCCAACAGAACTTGCTCCAGTGGCACGCCAATTCCTCATACAAGTATATTTATACGCGAGCCAATAGATATGACAAGTTCAAGTCAGTCGTCTTTGGATGATGAAGTGACAAACGAATCATCTACGATTTTTCCTACTAATGGCATGCTCATATCAACTGAGGGCTTGGAGCGAGGAGAAAGCTCAAAAG GACGAAAGCGTGTACGTGAAGCAATAAGATATGCTAGCCGTACACCAGAACAAATCCAAGCAAGGAGAGAACGTGTTAGAGCACGTCGGCAAAATTTAACACCTGCTGAGAGGGAAAAGATTAATGCACAAAGAAGAGAGAAAAGACAACGAATGGCACTTGATGAGAGGAATGCAAGCCAACGAGCACGTAGGCAAAGTTTGACAATAGATGAGAGGCAAGAAATAAATGCACGCCGGCGAGCACGTAGGCAAAGCCTACCACCTGAAGAGCGGCAAGCACTCCTAGCTCAACGTAATGCAAGCTACGCATCTAAACGAGATGCCCTCTGCAGGGATTCTGTTGCACTACAGTGCCCTACAGGTTCATTGATGGGACATCCATCATCAAGTTCTTATGTCTTTAGCCACCCAG GAGATGATGATACTATCCAGCACATGGAACTCACATCGGTGCAATGTCCAACATCTACATCAGTGGACAATCCATCATCACCCCATGATGGTTTCGTATATTCAGATTCCCCAATAGAAAGCTTTGTCGCCGATGATGATGATTCTCACATGtctgaagaacaagatgatgagTACTTCGCATTTGCTGGGAGAG GTGACGATGAAGACTTGGTAGATGCCTTTACAACAGACACCATTGTCCCTGACCTATATGATcgtgtctaccacaatataccagTAAGTACTCACATGTTGACACCAAAACCTGATTGCAATCACTGTGGTGCAAAGAGGTTCCAGTATGAAACAAGTGGATTTTGTTGTCGGTCCGGAAAGATTAACCTAGCACACTCAGAACCTCCCTTGGAACTTCAAATGTTATACACAAGTTCAGATCCCAATGACGTGCATTTTAGGGAGAACATTCGGTACTTTAATGGACACTTCTCATTCACCACCCTTGGAGTCAGTCTGGACAATAGATACACAAACATGAGTTCAGGAGTGTATACATTCTGA
- the LOC123162223 gene encoding uncharacterized protein isoform X3, with the protein MHYFVAKSNRTCSSGTPIPHTSIFIREPIDMTSSSQSSLDDEVTNESSTIFPTNGMLISTEGLERGESSKGRKRVREAIRYASRTPEQIQARRERVRARRQNLTPAEREKINAQRREKRQRMALDERNASQRARRQSLTIDERQEINARRRARRQSLPPEERQALLAQRNASYASKRDALCRDSVALQCPTGSLMGHPSSSSYVFSHPGDDDTIQHMELTSVQCPTSTSVDNPSSPHDGFVYSDSPIESFVADDDDSHMSEEQDDEYFAFAGRGDDEDLVDAFTTDTIVPDLYDRVYHNIPVSRWMM; encoded by the exons ATGCATTATTTTGTAGCCAAGTCCAACAGAACTTGCTCCAGTGGCACGCCAATTCCTCATACAAGTATATTTATACGCGAGCCAATAGATATGACAAGTTCAAGTCAGTCGTCTTTGGATGATGAAGTGACAAACGAATCATCTACGATTTTTCCTACTAATGGCATGCTCATATCAACTGAGGGCTTGGAGCGAGGAGAAAGCTCAAAAG GACGAAAGCGTGTACGTGAAGCAATAAGATATGCTAGCCGTACACCAGAACAAATCCAAGCAAGGAGAGAACGTGTTAGAGCACGTCGGCAAAATTTAACACCTGCTGAGAGGGAAAAGATTAATGCACAAAGAAGAGAGAAAAGACAACGAATGGCACTTGATGAGAGGAATGCAAGCCAACGAGCACGTAGGCAAAGTTTGACAATAGATGAGAGGCAAGAAATAAATGCACGCCGGCGAGCACGTAGGCAAAGCCTACCACCTGAAGAGCGGCAAGCACTCCTAGCTCAACGTAATGCAAGCTACGCATCTAAACGAGATGCCCTCTGCAGGGATTCTGTTGCACTACAGTGCCCTACAGGTTCATTGATGGGACATCCATCATCAAGTTCTTATGTCTTTAGCCACCCAG GAGATGATGATACTATCCAGCACATGGAACTCACATCGGTGCAATGTCCAACATCTACATCAGTGGACAATCCATCATCACCCCATGATGGTTTCGTATATTCAGATTCCCCAATAGAAAGCTTTGTCGCCGATGATGATGATTCTCACATGtctgaagaacaagatgatgagTACTTCGCATTTGCTGGGAGAG GTGACGATGAAGACTTGGTAGATGCCTTTACAACAGACACCATTGTCCCTGACCTATATGATcgtgtctaccacaatatacca GTGAGCAGATGGATGATGTGA